Genomic window (Psychromonas sp. L1A2):
GAATGATCACCTTCCGCAAGATATCGTGGATTCAGAGCAAATTGAAGATATCATTCAAATGATCAATGACATGGGTATCCGAGTTGTTGAAACAGCTCCTGATGCAGACGATCTTATTTTATCTGGTACAGATAACGACGAACCTGATGAAGATGCAGTAGAAGCCGCAGCACAAGTGCTAGCGACTGTAGAATCTGAAATTGGTCGTACAACTGACCCAGTACGTATGTACATGCGTGAAATGGGTACAGTAGAACTACTGACACGTGAAGGCGAGATTGTTATCGCTAAACGTATCGAAGAAGGCATCAAAGAAGTACAAAATTCAGTTTCTGAATACCCAGCAACTATCCGTAACTTATTAGATAACTACGATAGCTACGAAGCTGAAGAAATGAAATTAACTGATTTAATCAGCGGTTTCATTGATCCAAATGATGATATGACTCAAGCAGTTAGTGCAACTAATATCGGTTCTGAATTATCAGAAAAAGAATTAGAAGACGACGATGCTGATAAAGAAGATGACGAAGAAGAGGAAGAAGGCCCTAAAGGACCTTGTCCTGAAGAAGCCGCTGAAAAATTTGCTGAGCTACGTCGTTTAAATAACATTGTTGAAAAATCAATTACTAAAAATGGTCGTAAACATGCAGATACATTAACTGCGATAGCTGACCAAGCTGAATACTTCCAACAATTTAAACTTATCCCTAAACAGTTTGACCGTATGGTAAAACTGATACGCGGTAATATGAATGCAGCACGTGTTCAAGAACGTTTAATTCTAAAAATCTGTGTTGAGCAGTGCAAAATGCCTAAAGCAGATTTTATTAAAATGTTTAAAGGCAACGAAACAAACAGCGCATGGTTAGAAAAACTATTAGCTGGTAACGAAGCTTTCGTTGTAGGCATTAAAGAGTCTGAAGAAGACTTAGAGCGTTGCATTCGTAAAATGTTAGCAATCGAAGTGGAAAGCACACTCAGTATTACTAACTTAAAAGAAATATCTCGTGCAATGAGTATTGGTGAAACTAAAGCTCGTCGTGCTAAAAAAGAAATGGTTGAAGCTAACTTACGTCTAGTTATCTCGATTGCTAAAAAATATACCAACCGTGGTTTACAGTTCTTAGATTTAATCCAAGAAGGTAATATCGGTCTAATGAAAGCCGTTGATAAATTTGAATACCGTCGTGGTTACAAATTCTCAACATATGCTACATGGTGGATCCGTCAAGCAATCACTCGTTCTATCGCTGACCAAGCGCGTACAATCCGTATTCCTGTACACATGATTGAAACGATTAATAAACTTAACCGTATCTCTCGTCAAATGTTACAAGAAATGGGTCGTGAGCCACAGCCTGAAGAGTTAGCTGAACGCATGATGATGCCTGAAGATAAAATTCGTAAGGTATTAAAAATTGCTAAAGAGCCAATTTCAATGGAAACACCAATTGGTGATGATGAAGATTCTCACTTAGGTGATTTCATTGAAGATACAACGATTGCATTACCGGTTGATAGCGCAACAAGCGAAAGCCTAAAAAATGCAACTAATGATGTATTAGAAGGTTTAACTGCTCGTGAAGCGAAAGTACTACGTATGCGTTTTGGTATCGATATGAATACTGACCACACGTTAGAAGAAGTGGGTAAACAGTTTGATGTAACACGTGAACGTATTCGTCAAATTGAAGCAAAAGCACTACGTAAACTTCGTCACCCAAGTCGCAGTGAACAACTTCGTAGCTTCTTAGACGAGTAGTTTGACCTACGAATTATAAAAAACCTGATAATCATTTAAAATCCTACTTCGGTAGGATTTTTTATACGTATTCATTTATTTAAATAATAATAACGCATAGAGCGCTGATTAAATAAGCAATCAAACTGAATAAACTAGACAGATAAATAAGTAGCTTATATAATCAGCCCACAAATTAAGGCCCTTTAGCTCAGTTGGTTAGAGCATACGACTCATAATCGTCAGGTCCCCCGTTCGAGTCGGGGAAGGGCCACCATATTTTAAAAACCGTAATAGATTAATTTTTATTACGGTTTTTTTATATCTTCAGATTCAGAACTAAGAACGATTTTGGTTTTCGAATTACAAACAGGCTTTAATTAAAATAAGTTTAATGCTCATTGATTAGTTTTTGCTTACTTAATCGTTAATAAATAAGCAATCGATCAAACACAAAACCCCTCTGTATTTAATATCCTCACCTTTAAGTTTTTACTAGCCACCTTAAAAGCTATCTGCATAATTTCTATAATAAATACCTATTAGTAAATAATCGCAAACAGATAATATTTTAAACGTAAGTATAGCTATAAAAACCTGAGATATAAAACGCGATATAGTTTCAAAACTACTTAACCTCAAAGACTTTGAGGTTGATTGACAGTGGTTGCGTGATAAAATGCTTTTCCCTCCTGACATAGTTCTATGCCTAGGGTTTCACTACGATAGAGTTAATATATTTTATGAGTGCTACTGGTTTAAATAGTATTGAAAAAAGAGCGGCATTTTCGCTTGCTGCCGTTTTTGGTCTTCGTATGCTTGGCCTATTTATGATCCTCCCTGTTTTTGCTATTTATGGAGAGCAATTAGCAGGATATAGCCCAATGTGGATTGGTTTAGCGATTGGTGCTTATGGTTTAACACAAGCCATGCTACAAATTCCGATGGGTATTTTGTCAGATAAGTACGGTCGTAAACCAATCATTCTAATCGGTTTATTAATCTTCTTGTTAGGGAGTATCGTTGCCGCCATGTCAGACACTATTTATGGTGTTGTATTTGGCCGAGCTCTACAAGGTATGGGAGCAATAGCCAGTGCAATATTAGCATTAGCAGCCGATTTGAGCCGTGAAGAGCAGCGTCCTAAAGTAATGGCAACCATCGGTATGTTTATTGGTTTATCATTTACCATAGCAATGATCATGGGCCCCATCGTAGCGAAAGCTTTTGGTTTGAGTGGTTTATTTTGGTTTATCGCTGTACTGACTATTTTAGCGATGCTATTGATTCAATTTATGGTGCCCCACTCTGTTAACAAAGCCCCCCGCGGTGACAGTGTTGCTTTACCTGCGCAACTTAAAAAGTTAGTTCGTCACCCTCAATTGTCGCGTCTCAATTTTGGTGTATTTACTCTCCATATGGCGATGACAGCCTGCTTTATTACTTTGCCTAAGCAGTTTGTTGCTAGTGGTTTGATGCTTGAAGATCATTGGCAATTATATTTACCTACGTTAATTGGCTCATTCTTTTTCATGGTGCCATTCATGATCTATGCGATCAAAAAGCAGAAAGAGAAACAGATGTTGTCGGCTTCTGTTTTATTGCTGACATTGGCTCTTTTCCTTTTATGGTATTTACCGATGAGCTTTACCAGCTTAGTGGTATTAGTGATTATGTTCTTCACTGCGTTCAACTATTTAGAAGCGACTATGCCGTCCATACTATCTCGTATTGCACCTGCAGGTGTGAAAGGTAGTGTTATGGGCATTTACTCTAGTAGTCAGTTTTTAGGTGCGTTTACGGGTGGTGTTTTAGGTGGTCTAATTGCAAGTCGTTTTGGTGAGCAAGCTATCTTTTTAGTCATGGCTGTTATTAGCGCAATATGGTTATTAGTCACAATGGGTATGAAGCCGCTTAAGAAATCGAAAAACTTTAGCTTTGCCATTAATGTTGAAAATGAAAAGCAAGCAGGTGAAGTAGCTGAGCAATTGATTAATATGCCTGGTGTCATTGAAGCAACAATTGTATTCACTGAAGCGATAGCTTATTTAAAAATTGATGAGAAAATCGTTAATATTGCTGATATCAAAGCGCTACTTAACCAACCTAAATAATCAAGTTAATAGGCTGTTAACGACTAATAACAGCCTATTAACGCCATCGATTCGACCTCGTTTTTACTTCTTTATATAAATACTATTCCACGGTAGTAAATAACAAGCTAACCTTAAGCGAAAACTAGCTCTGTGTAATAAACGCCTTCTGAGTAATAAACGAATTTAATTCTGAAGTATTTCGAATCTTAAGCATTAATCCAAATTAGTTTAGAGCACTTAAGAGATAGTAACTAGAATGTTCCTGTCTATTATTAACTCATTTTATATCGTCATCAGTTTGCTTTTATAATACCGATTACATTAAATAAGTGTTCTAAATTTTGCGCAGGAAAAATGACTTAGTTTAAGGCGTAAATTGAGGCCTTTCGAAGATTAGCTTCGTTAATCGTCTATCGATGAATTAACTAAAACATGTTAACTCATTAATGGCTGTTTCCTTTACGAAATTTACAACGAATAAATAAGTTATTTTAACAAGTAAAATAGATCAGTTAATTAGTGTGATTGGTATAACTTTACCTTTATAACTTTAAACCCTTATCTGTTGTGCTAATTGCTCACTATTTTGATTCAGGTAATGAATAAGCGGCGAGTCATTAAGAAAGAAAAAAGGCCTAGAGTGTTAACCCTAGGCCTTTCTATTCATACTATTGTCGTATTGCTCTTCGTAATAAAAAGAGCCTAAAATTGGTTTAGTTAAACCCAATCATATGCGGCGCTATACTCTGATAATCAACTGCCATGGCAATACTCAAGGCGGTAATATTAATAATAGAGAAAGCAAACACTTGGCGAGCCCAACCACTAACATCAATATTACGACGATAACCTCTCAATGCCATTAACAACCACCAAAAACTAGTGGTACAAGCAACGGCCATAAAAGCAGCTCCCGTATAACCATTGATCGGTAACAACATCACTACTAACGTATATATCGCGATATATAACACGATATGACGCTTAGCTTTGTCAATTCCTTGCGCTACTGGTAGCACAGGGATATTTGCCGCTTGGTAATCTTTAAAACGGAAAATAGCAATCGCGTATGAATGCGGCATTTGCCATAAACTAAACATAACTAATAGTATCAATGCGCCCATATCAAACTGACCGGTAACAGCACAGTAACCAACGACTGGCGGTACTGCACCAGATAAGCTGCCGATAAACGTGCCATAAACCGAATTACGTTTCATATAAAGGCTATACACACCAACATAAATAAAGTAACCAAAAGCAGCAAAAAGTACGGCAACTTGTGTGGTGTAGGCAATTAATAAGCCAAAGCCCATTATCCCTAAAACAATACCGTGACATAAAGCGGCCATTCCAGACATCTCGCCAGTCACAGTGACTCGCGTACGAGTTCGTGCCATCTTGATATCGATATCTCTATCAATCACATTATTAATAGCACAACCCGAAGCAATAACGAGCGATAAGCCAATTAACGTAGCCGTCATTAACCACAGGTCTATATCACCTTTTGACGCGAGTAAAAAACCACCCGCCACACTGATAAAGTTCCCCATGATAATGCCAGGTTTAGTCACACTCCAATAACGACGAAACATCTTTAACCTCTTTTTTCTAAACTATCAGTTACTTTAAATAAATTAGTACATCATCATTGCGTTAGATTCGTAAATAATCCAAACAGATAATCCCACTACCATGACGATAATCAAGGCACTGAATAAGAAAGAGAATGTACTCGCTCTACCATCTTCAGTGATGAAATTAAGGTGTAAGAAGTACTTTAAATGCACCCAAATTTGCACAATAGCTAACGTAATAATGGTCCATAACGTGGTTACTTTTGAAAAGTCACCTGTCATTACCATATAAAACGGGATGACCGTCAAAATAACCGCTAACACAAAACCAATTAGGTACGTTTTTACACTACCGTGCGATAAGTCATCATGTGATTCATTATGAGTCATTACATTGCTCCCATTAAATAAACAACGGTAAATACACAAATCCAAACGATATCTAAGAAGTGCCAAAATAGGCTTAAGCACGTTAAACGCGTTACCGTTGGTTTACCTAAACCACGGCGTGCAACTTCGATCATCATTATCGCCATCCAAATTAAACCAGCAGTTACATGCAATCCATGTAAACCAACTAAAGCAAAAAATGAGCTTAAAAAAGCACTTCCTTGCGGGCCATTACCATGTTCAATAAGGTGAGTGAATTCATAGATTTCCATACCGATAAAGGTAGCACCTAGACAAAAAGTGATTGCTAACCACATTAAAGTGAGTGCTTTCTTTTGTCCTTGTGCACAAATCATCGCAAAACCAAAAGTAATACTACTGATCAATAACGCAGCAGTTTCAACGGCAACAAAATCAAGTTCAAAAATATCTTTACCTGATACTCCGCCAACTGTATTCATAAATAACACAGCATAAGTAGCAAAGAACGAAGCAAATAAAAGACAATCGGTCATTAAATATAACCAAAAACCAAATACAGTATCGCCAGAAGTATCATGATGCTCATGTGCATGATCATCATGTGAGGCTAGTGCTGTATTTTCAGCCTCTACGTTGATAGATAACGTACTCATGCTTTTATCCCCTTACTGTTATTTTTAGCCGAACCGCTTAAGTTGAAGGCATTCTCTGTTGCTAACACTTCTTCTGGTTGCACGTAATAATCAACATCATTGCTGTAACAACGTTTAATAAATACTGCAATAGCACCGACTAAACCAACAATAGCTAACCACCAAACATGCCAAATCATAGCAAAACAGAAGATAGTTAATGTTAGGCCCATCAAGACACCAGCAGCCGTATTTTTAGGCATATGAATAGCTTCATAGCTTGCTTTAGTCTGGTAAACTTGTCCCTTTTCTTTCATATCTGTCCACGCATCAATGTCATGTACTTCAGGGATCACTGCAAAGTTATAAGCTTGTGGAGGTGACGATGTCGCCCACTCAAGTGTATGGCCATTCCATGGGTCGCCCGTTTCATCATCAAGCGCTTCACGATCTCTAAAGCTCACATATAATTGAACAACTTGACAAATAATACCGAACATAATGAGCACTGCACCGCCAGCAGCGATATATAACCAGATATTCCAATCAGGGTTATTAGTGTGGTTTAAACGACGCGTCATACCTAGGAAACCCAGTACGTAAAGCGGCATAAATGCAACAAAGAACCCAACAATCCAGAACCAGAAAGCTGCTTTCCCCCAACGTACGTTGAGTTTAAAGCCCATTGCTTTAGGGAACCAAAATGCAAAGCCAGCAAGGTAACCAAAGACTGCACCACCAATGATCGTATTATGGAAATGTGCAATTAAGAATAGGCTGTTATGTAATACATAATCGGCACCTGGAATCGCTAATAACACACCTGTCATACCGCCGACCGTAAAAGTAACCATAAACCCAAGTGTCCACATTACTGGAACAGTCATTTGTAAACGACCACGGTAAATAGTAAATAGCCAGTTGAAAAGCTTCACTCCTGTTGGTACCGCGATAATCATGGTCATCACACCAAAGAAGGCATTAACGTTAGCGCTAGACCCCATCGTAAAGAAGTGATGTAACCAAACAATAAAGCCTAAAATAGAGATCGCGCCACTTGCGTATATCATCGATGTATAGCCGAATAAACGCTTAGAAGTGAACGTAGAAATAATTTCAGAGAAAATACCAAAAGCAGGTAATACTAAAATATATACCTCAGGATGACCCCAAGCCCAGAACAGGTTGATGTACATCATGGCATTACCGCCACCATCATTGGTAAAGAAGTGAAACCCTAAATAACGGTCAAGCGTTAACATTGTTAACACGGCAGTTAATATTGGGAATGATGCTGCAATTAAGATATTAGCCCATGTACAAGTCCAAGTGAAAATTGGCATTTTCATCAAAGTCATACCTGGCGCACGCATTTTAAATACAGTCACTAAAAAGTTAACCGCAGTTAATAACGTACCAAGCCCAGATATCTGTAAAGCCCAAATATAATAATCAACTCCGACTCCAGGGCTAAACGTCAGCTCCGATAGTGGCGGATAAGCTACCCAACCTGTTTTAGCAAACTCACCAAAAACAAGTGAAATATTAATTAAAATCGCACCGCTGGCTGTTAACCAAAAACTTAAGTTATTTAAGAAGGGGAAAGCAACATCACGTGCACCAATTTGCAGCGGCAAGATGATGTTCATTAAACCAATCATAAATGGCATAGCCATAAAGATGATCATAATAACACCATGCGCTGTAAATATTTGGTCGTAATGCTCTGGAGGTAAAATCCCTGGGGCACCACTTGTTGCAAGCGCAAGTTGAGTTCGCATCATGATGGCATCACTGAAACCACGGAACAGCATGACTAAAGCAACGAAGATGTACATGATACCTAAACGTTTATGATCCACCGAAGTGATCCAATCACGCCAAAGTACGCCCCATTTTTTATATTTTGTAATAAGAGTAAAAAGAACGATTCCGCCAATAGCAATGGCAGCCATTGTGAACACGAGAATCGGTTCATGGTACGGAATTGCATCTAAAGATAATTTACCTAAAAACGACATACTTATTCCTCGCCTTGGCTAATAGATGGTGTTGCTGAATGTTCAGCCATGTCATGAGGCATATCAGTCATTTTCTTCATACCTTTCATGTCTTTCATACCTGGCATATATTTCATGATAATGGTGTGGAACAAACCTTCATCAACATCGCCGTAATAGGTTACTGGGTTATTTTCACTTGCTTTAGCTAGTTCGTAATAATTAGCTTTAGTCAGTTTATTACCCTTTGCTTTTACATCACTTACCCATTTATCAAAATCACCTTGGGTAGGCGTTGCAATTGCATTAAATTTCATGCCTGAGAAACCCGCTCCACTATAATTTGCAGAGAAGCCTTTAAAGGTACCTGGCTCATTAGCAATTAAATGCAACTTAGTTTCCATGCCTGCCATTGAGTAAATTTGACTACCCAATTGCGGAATGAAGAATGAGTTCATTGTGCTTTCTGATGTAATTTTGTATTCAACCGGCACATTAGCGGGGAACACCAATTCATTTACCGTCGCAATACCTTGCTCAGGATAAATAAATAACCACTTCCAGTTTAATGAAACGACTTCAACAGTAAGATGCTTACCTTTGCCTTCGATCGGTTTATAAGGGTCTAAACTATGGGTCGACTCCCAAGTAATGACACCTAAAACAATGACAATCAAAATTGGAATAGCCCAAACAAAAGCTTCTATTTTAGTTGAGTGAGCCCATTTCGGAGCATAAATTTCATGAGTTTGTGTATCTCTATATTTCCATGCGAAATATAAAGTCATCACAATAACGGGGATAACGACAAGCAGCATAAGAACGGTAGCGATGATAATTAAGTTCTTCTCATCAATACCGATTTGACCTTTTGGATCAAGTACTCCGCCTGAACAGCCAGACAATGCCAGCACTGTACTAGCTAACGCTATATTACAAAGGTTGCGAATTAACAATGGACTATCCTACTAATACCTATCAGCATAATTACTTTGAAAGCATCACTTGTTGAAATGAACAACAACGCTATTTTTAATCCTAATAGCTCACTATTGGGATTAAAAACACCTTGTATTTATACCAATTACACTAATTAACTGATCTATTTTACTGGTTAAAATAGCTTATTTCTTCGTTGTAAGTTTCGTAAAGGAAACAGCCATTAAAGAATCAATCTCTTTTAATTAATTCTCCGATAGACGATTAACAAAGTTAATCTTCGAAAGGCCTCAACTTACGCCTTAAACTAAGTCATTTTTTCTGCGCAAAATTTAGATCATTTATTTGATGTAGTTGGTATTACTCATTTTTCATATGTCATGTTAAACAATTTAATTAACTAAATTGGTATAACCTAAATGTTGAAAGAAGTTGTTTAAAACTGATTTAAGTAATTTAAAAACAACAGAGTAGATAATTTCTCAGTATTTTTAGAACCAATAGAAAAACTAACGATTATAAGAATGAGAAAATTAAGGGAGTTGGTTGAATCGCGAAATACTGTTTTTATATAATTTAAAAATGAGACAAAAAACCTCAAAACTTATTAAAGAATATCAACAACTGTTTGCGTTCAACTATTTACTGAGGTGGTGCGCGACAACCATGAGTATTAAGTCCAATAAAGGACTGAAGTGTTTCACTTAGAGCAAAGGCCGCTTTTTGTAAAACGATAGCGGTTCGACGGGCTGAAAAGAAAAGAAAAATTAACCAAGATAAACCAACAAGCAGTTGGCCCGATAGCTCAGGATCAGCTAAAAAACTGAATATATTAACTAAAGAAGACTCAGCTAAAGTGCTTTCTATTAATAAAGTGCTTAACTCTGTAATATATTCAATAACACCACTAAACATCATGATCGCATTAACGAATATAATAGTTAATATAGACAACAATTTTTGCTCAACACAAAGGTATCGCGCACTCAAATACAATCTATTTAGCATAGATAGTATTTTTATTTGCAAATAACGTTGTAAACTCAAAGCATTGACCTTAGTAGTTATATAGGTTTATTAAAAACAAACGACTTGAGCCCACATTCCCTACTTCATTTTCAAAGCGTCTATTGTGATTCAAATCAAAAAAAGCTTTAGTAAGCACTAAATTTTGGCAAGTATAACAAAGTCATTGTAGGCAACAAGTAGAAAAGCCCTCAACAAGTAAGTTATTTAGTTTTAATTAAAATGGAACGACTGACTAACCTGTTATTACATCATTAAAACTCTTAGCTGAAGTGCGCTATATTCTTCAAAACTAAATATCTTATTTTGTATAAGGTACCTAAGTAAAAAATTCAATATAAAACCAATGTATTTATATACTTATTGAATCTCACAATGGATCAAATTAACGATTAATAAATAAGAAATATATTTAAACTATGAGTTTTATTCAACGACTAGTAGGAGATACATTTGATAGATAGATTTTTCATTAGGAATTGTTGAAGAGAATTTCTCTCCAACATCTAACAAAAAATAGTAACGAGCGGGACTATTCCTTTATAGAAGATAATTGCTTGTGGAAATGCTTTACCTTTATAAAACAGATCACTTACAAACTTAAGTATTACTGAGAAGCGACAGCAACCCCACCTTTCCCTTGATGCTTTGCTTTATATAATGCTTTATCGGCTTCAGACAACAAGGTTTCGACGTTATGTACTTGTTTCGATAATGAAGAAACACCAATACTAACTGAAAACTTTAAATGACCAACATCAGTTATAACGGTTAACGTCGCTAAATCTTTACAAAGACGTTCGGCAATCAACTTTGCATGTTCAAGGTCAGTTTTTGGTAAAATAAGTACAAACTCATCTCCTCCCCAACGACCAATAAAATCGCTTTCTCTGAGGTTCTTTTTAGCAGTAATAGCAAATGATTGGAGCACTTTATCACCGCTATGATGACCATTTTTATCATTAATTTCTTTAAAATTGTCGATATCTATTAATACACAACACAAAGCATTCGAATGTTGCTGCGCATAATTAAATTCTTCTGCCAATAATTCATTAAAGGCTCGACGTGTTAATAGGTTAGTTAACACATCATAATTAGCTCTGTGTTCTAGACGTTCGCGAAGTAGCTGTTGCTCTGTAATATCGATTACAGTTATTTGCGTGGTTTGTTCACCATCCCAGATAACTGTTCTTGATAATAAACTCACCCATACTGTTGAACCATCAACACATATTCCTTTACTTTCAGTCTTAATAACACTTTCATCTCCTGCAAGTAATGATCTATTATCTCGGTGAGCCTGTTCATGGAACTCAGAAGGAATTAGCGGAAGAATAGTTTCACTATCGAGCAACGCTTGTTCATTCTTAAAACCAAACATTTGCGCATAAGCATTGTTACAAAATAACGGTTTAAAATTATTATGTACAAGGATACCTTGAATTGATCCATCTACTAAAACTCGATAACGCTCTTCACTTAACCTCAAATTACGCTGCACCTCAAATTGATAACTTAGGTCAATAATAATAACCTGCATTGCAGGAGCACCTTGCCAATCAATAATATTATCAATGGCAAGTACTGTTAATTCATTATTTTCTTTATCAATGTTTTTATAAGTACGAACACCAGGCTTCTGCTTACCAGAGATAAGATCTTTATATGCTTCTACCGCTTTTAGATGTTCTACTGGAGAAATCAATTCTAATATGCTACTAAGCGATAAAATGTCTTGAGCACTCTTATAACCATAAAAACGTGCGTAATTGTCATCACTATAAAGCGGCTCAAAGTCACGATGGACTACAACACCATAATGAGGCTCAATAAGTAATTGTTCAGAAAAACCTGTCATGCTGTACCTACTCCATGATTAGCATAAGCTCAATATATTTTAACGTGTCATTTTACGTCTTTTAATACTCAATCGCTTTATCATAAGCGCTGACAAAAAATAACTTGGTCCATAATAAATAGAAAATATCACATTTAACTGTCTTTTTATTTATATTTATTGATTTAATATTAGCATGAACATTCTCAAGTAAATGATAATCGTTATTTTTACCATAAGGTGCTTGTATTATTAATATACAAAAATTCAATTACTTAAAATATTTTCTCCTTCTTCAGGGTCTCGAGCTTTAGCAGCTTGTTCTCTTATATCTTGATGGTCACTACTAATATCATCATCGCTATAGTCTTCGAATTTGTTAGTCGTTTTACCGGAAGCATTGTTAGGTAGCGGTTCTTTCTGTTGTTTAGAAGGTCTATTTTCTTCTACACTTTGTGACAAAATAATTCGCTCTCTCGCATCATCTGGCATCGTAACCTTTTCTTCCAGAAAAACCTCAACTACTTTTTTCATCAAAACCGATGAGATTTTTAACTGACTGTTAATTTCACTGTTAATCCAAAAATAAAGTCGTAAATTACAAGTTGATGATCCCAATGAGTTAACCAATACTTGAGGAGCAGGTTCTTCCAATATCGCAGGATGTTGCTTCATAATATTTTCAACTAAAGACTGAGCATAATCAAAATCAGTATCGTAACCAATACCAATATCAAAAGAGGCTCTTATGTTTGGATTTGCAGTAAGATTACGTATCGCATTTTTATAAATTGTCGCGTTAGGCAATTGGATATGATCGCCATTAAAATCAACCAACGTAGTTGCGCGAGAGGTCATTTTCTTGACCACACCTAAATATCCGGCTACTTCAATAATATCGCCTAGTTTAAAAGGACGTTGAATACTTAATAATAAACTTGATAGAAAATTTTCAGCAATATCTTTAAACGCAAAGCCAACAATTAACCCTAATACACCAGTACCACTTAATAAAGCAACAGCAAATTGTGTCAGTCCAACAAGCCGTAATAATATGTATAGGCCTAACAGAACGATCAATAGGCTCATGGTTCTACGAATCACTAATTGTATTAATCGATTATTCGTCGTTTTAGTTAATGGTTTAGTGAGCAAATTAGCAATAGGTTTTGATAACCAAAAAAAAGTGACAAAAATAACTAAACCAATAAATATTGAAGGTAATTTATCTAATACTACTTGAGAAAACTGAACTAAATCATCTATGACCATTTGAATTTTCATCATTGTTCATTCATTATTACTGTGCTGAATAGGGTATCTTTTAAACTACTTAAATAGCCTTTATATGTAAATAACCTCATTGATGAAATAATAATTTTAATAATTTCATCATGATTTTTATTTAAATATAAATAGCTTT
Coding sequences:
- the cyoC gene encoding cytochrome o ubiquinol oxidase subunit III; its protein translation is MSTLSINVEAENTALASHDDHAHEHHDTSGDTVFGFWLYLMTDCLLFASFFATYAVLFMNTVGGVSGKDIFELDFVAVETAALLISSITFGFAMICAQGQKKALTLMWLAITFCLGATFIGMEIYEFTHLIEHGNGPQGSAFLSSFFALVGLHGLHVTAGLIWMAIMMIEVARRGLGKPTVTRLTCLSLFWHFLDIVWICVFTVVYLMGAM
- the cyoE gene encoding heme o synthase, with protein sequence MFRRYWSVTKPGIIMGNFISVAGGFLLASKGDIDLWLMTATLIGLSLVIASGCAINNVIDRDIDIKMARTRTRVTVTGEMSGMAALCHGIVLGIMGFGLLIAYTTQVAVLFAAFGYFIYVGVYSLYMKRNSVYGTFIGSLSGAVPPVVGYCAVTGQFDMGALILLVMFSLWQMPHSYAIAIFRFKDYQAANIPVLPVAQGIDKAKRHIVLYIAIYTLVVMLLPINGYTGAAFMAVACTTSFWWLLMALRGYRRNIDVSGWARQVFAFSIINITALSIAMAVDYQSIAPHMIGFN
- the cyoD gene encoding cytochrome o ubiquinol oxidase subunit IV; protein product: MTHNESHDDLSHGSVKTYLIGFVLAVILTVIPFYMVMTGDFSKVTTLWTIITLAIVQIWVHLKYFLHLNFITEDGRASTFSFLFSALIIVMVVGLSVWIIYESNAMMMY
- a CDS encoding MFS transporter; translated protein: MSATGLNSIEKRAAFSLAAVFGLRMLGLFMILPVFAIYGEQLAGYSPMWIGLAIGAYGLTQAMLQIPMGILSDKYGRKPIILIGLLIFLLGSIVAAMSDTIYGVVFGRALQGMGAIASAILALAADLSREEQRPKVMATIGMFIGLSFTIAMIMGPIVAKAFGLSGLFWFIAVLTILAMLLIQFMVPHSVNKAPRGDSVALPAQLKKLVRHPQLSRLNFGVFTLHMAMTACFITLPKQFVASGLMLEDHWQLYLPTLIGSFFFMVPFMIYAIKKQKEKQMLSASVLLLTLALFLLWYLPMSFTSLVVLVIMFFTAFNYLEATMPSILSRIAPAGVKGSVMGIYSSSQFLGAFTGGVLGGLIASRFGEQAIFLVMAVISAIWLLVTMGMKPLKKSKNFSFAINVENEKQAGEVAEQLINMPGVIEATIVFTEAIAYLKIDEKIVNIADIKALLNQPK
- the rpoD gene encoding RNA polymerase sigma factor RpoD; its protein translation is MAQTPQSLLKELIIKGKENGFLTFAEVNDHLPQDIVDSEQIEDIIQMINDMGIRVVETAPDADDLILSGTDNDEPDEDAVEAAAQVLATVESEIGRTTDPVRMYMREMGTVELLTREGEIVIAKRIEEGIKEVQNSVSEYPATIRNLLDNYDSYEAEEMKLTDLISGFIDPNDDMTQAVSATNIGSELSEKELEDDDADKEDDEEEEEGPKGPCPEEAAEKFAELRRLNNIVEKSITKNGRKHADTLTAIADQAEYFQQFKLIPKQFDRMVKLIRGNMNAARVQERLILKICVEQCKMPKADFIKMFKGNETNSAWLEKLLAGNEAFVVGIKESEEDLERCIRKMLAIEVESTLSITNLKEISRAMSIGETKARRAKKEMVEANLRLVISIAKKYTNRGLQFLDLIQEGNIGLMKAVDKFEYRRGYKFSTYATWWIRQAITRSIADQARTIRIPVHMIETINKLNRISRQMLQEMGREPQPEELAERMMMPEDKIRKVLKIAKEPISMETPIGDDEDSHLGDFIEDTTIALPVDSATSESLKNATNDVLEGLTAREAKVLRMRFGIDMNTDHTLEEVGKQFDVTRERIRQIEAKALRKLRHPSRSEQLRSFLDE